A genomic window from Bdellovibrio sp. SKB1291214 includes:
- a CDS encoding Flp family type IVb pilin, whose product MNTKRILKNQKGQGLIEYLIIVAIVAVGSIAVIKVVGANIDVQFANVAKALGGDSQKIAAKEVTEGMYKKRDFGNFFEDAVNDKSNKSKGK is encoded by the coding sequence ATGAACACAAAAAGAATTTTAAAAAACCAAAAGGGCCAAGGCCTGATCGAATATTTAATTATCGTAGCGATTGTAGCCGTGGGCAGTATCGCCGTCATCAAAGTCGTGGGCGCTAACATCGACGTTCAATTTGCCAATGTCGCAAAAGCCCTGGGTGGCGACTCTCAAAAAATTGCAGCCAAAGAAGTGACGGAAGGTATGTACAAAAAACGCGATTTCGGAAATTTCTTTGAGGACGCCGTCAATGACAAGTCCAACAAATCTAAAGGCAAATAA
- a CDS encoding CpaF family protein — MIKEILMHYERIQEKIQTLPLNELLLSPDEETQLRSKKIDQLIESETALLDFKTGNRIKDEFYKWGPLCQLMEDEEITEILVNGPTNIWFEKRGCLQQHQDSFLSELSYRNCIERLSQAAKCYITVEHPSADSSFGDFRLSLIGADLTQSHPHLSLRRHPRNPWTFEKLQAQSWCSEADLLFFRQLIAHRKNFLVVGSTGSGKTSVLNSLLNLLPENERVVVIEDTSEIALSNSASMKLLTREDPQGILPSIDQTLLVKRSLRLRPDRLVMGEVRGAEAKDFLMALATGHAGSFGTLHAQDAAQALIRLEMLIQMGAPQWNLTAIRRLIQLSLDYILVVGREPSGLRVFKGAYRLCSLEDHGFLVELTNSIESEKILEHS, encoded by the coding sequence ATGATCAAAGAAATATTAATGCACTACGAACGGATTCAGGAAAAGATTCAGACCTTGCCGCTGAACGAGTTGTTGCTGTCGCCGGATGAAGAAACGCAACTGCGCTCGAAAAAGATTGATCAACTGATTGAAAGCGAAACTGCTCTGCTTGATTTTAAAACAGGGAACAGAATTAAAGACGAGTTTTATAAATGGGGTCCGCTATGTCAGTTGATGGAGGACGAAGAGATCACCGAGATCTTAGTGAACGGTCCGACGAATATTTGGTTTGAGAAAAGAGGTTGCCTGCAACAACATCAAGATTCCTTTTTGTCGGAACTTAGTTATCGCAACTGTATTGAAAGACTGTCACAAGCAGCAAAGTGCTACATAACGGTCGAACACCCCTCGGCTGACAGCAGCTTCGGGGATTTCCGACTAAGTCTGATTGGTGCTGATCTAACACAGTCGCATCCACACCTTTCGCTTCGACGTCACCCCAGAAATCCTTGGACTTTCGAAAAGCTTCAGGCGCAAAGCTGGTGCTCTGAAGCAGATCTGCTTTTTTTCAGGCAACTTATCGCGCACCGGAAAAACTTTTTGGTAGTGGGTTCGACAGGCTCTGGAAAAACATCAGTTCTGAATTCACTATTGAATTTGCTTCCCGAAAATGAGCGTGTCGTGGTTATCGAAGACACGTCAGAGATTGCACTTTCAAATAGTGCCAGCATGAAGCTGCTGACTCGGGAAGATCCTCAGGGAATTTTACCCAGCATTGATCAAACACTATTAGTAAAACGCTCGTTGCGTTTAAGACCAGATCGATTGGTTATGGGTGAAGTACGCGGGGCAGAAGCGAAGGACTTTTTGATGGCCCTGGCCACAGGACACGCAGGAAGTTTTGGAACGCTTCACGCTCAAGATGCGGCGCAAGCTTTGATACGCTTGGAAATGCTGATTCAAATGGGGGCTCCCCAATGGAATCTAACGGCGATTCGTCGCCTGATTCAGCTCTCTCTGGACTACATCCTCGTGGTCGGTCGAGAGCCTTCAGGTTTAAGAGTTTTTAAAGGGGCTTATCGACTGTGCTCGCTGGAAGACCATGGCTTCCTGGTTGAGTTGACGAATTCGATCGAGTCGGAAAAAATTCTTGAGCATTCGTAG
- a CDS encoding PD40 domain-containing protein has protein sequence MQVFLNRLLVLLCLLAGITVHAQWEVQPRIKWKTLSTPHFEIIYNAEQPDLGRLYAEKLERAYYQLQIYFSEAPPKTVVVINDKTDVTNGYATRLPYPHIMAYPVLPGPEESLADTGDWAFELLAHEYTHILNFEPAGGVMTPLRAIFGTVIAPNLVLPNWWKEGLAVEMETRLGNKGRLRSSYQDSVIRALVEDQRLFHYTIAEINENIPSWPEGARPYIFGSLMWSQILADQGAKVVDALNQRHGRRIPFFIETPAKENLGMEYAAQYAKALNETEVRALTQLKTLREVLPTPYIPLRNAYLFLTAPSISPDGKRMAVVTEDDSNNRAIKIIVRENLQTSFMDAKETDTIEKFDQNFSPSLTMDEPPSGSIQRVSWFPDSAKIVYDKIDVTNKVERFSDLFQFDIVTQKTSSLTRGLRAREPAVSLDGKKITFVKLEGGKTSLATLNLEQESKEVKILFDAPLMDRISYPTFWNDDTIVFSLRRDGQENLHTFRFSTGKVEKILAEYPDARFPRKTIAGLIFTSSKNGAQNIYIADPTLQSAKPMTHTLTSVFSADLDPTLQELFATSMTSQGLKVVAYKAKDWKETPEELPQISPLLGDRYTSLSEQEKTVNQTRAEDAVRHGTIEDYSAAGYLWPRFWVPFIAGSSSDTGLILQALTTGFDPLKKHSYSLTGTWDTGINRGGIDGSYVNQTTNLPFMLSAYTRSSYLGTIDNKLTDNSVAGAIIPDMFWLTRYASLQAGWQYFQREVELAANPVTKRTGPYAFFAYTNYSKSGAQISPESGGSFYLGAYNYIQYEDYLSHSQFIAGITAYNSRLLPKHHSLLVRLNGMYTPEKISSLYGASSQNLVLAQDSALPQYILRGYSRGQIYGRNMASFTSEYRFPVMNTYKGPGTLPLFFRRISGALTLDGMATDGVLVNDANNRVVYNAIDMKRSFWSAGIEGHLETTLGYIAPVRFIVGVYQAFNDPKGSQTALQTSIQLSGF, from the coding sequence ATGCAGGTTTTTTTAAATCGACTTCTTGTTTTGCTATGTTTGTTGGCGGGAATCACTGTGCATGCACAATGGGAAGTCCAACCTCGCATCAAATGGAAGACCCTCTCCACTCCCCATTTTGAAATTATCTATAATGCAGAGCAGCCGGACCTAGGTCGTTTGTATGCGGAGAAACTAGAGCGCGCTTATTACCAGTTACAAATTTACTTTAGTGAAGCCCCACCGAAAACGGTGGTGGTCATCAACGACAAAACAGACGTTACCAATGGGTATGCGACGCGCTTACCTTATCCGCACATCATGGCCTATCCTGTCTTGCCGGGACCCGAAGAAAGCTTAGCCGACACCGGTGATTGGGCCTTTGAGCTTTTGGCCCACGAGTACACCCACATTCTGAATTTCGAACCAGCGGGAGGAGTTATGACTCCGCTGCGCGCGATTTTTGGAACTGTGATTGCACCCAATCTAGTTCTTCCCAACTGGTGGAAAGAAGGCTTAGCCGTCGAGATGGAGACACGACTTGGAAACAAAGGCCGCCTGCGTTCTTCCTACCAAGACTCTGTGATTCGGGCTCTGGTTGAAGATCAGCGTCTTTTCCATTACACCATTGCAGAGATCAACGAAAACATTCCAAGCTGGCCTGAAGGCGCTCGTCCGTATATTTTTGGCTCCTTGATGTGGAGCCAAATCCTGGCCGATCAAGGCGCAAAAGTTGTCGATGCTTTAAACCAACGTCACGGTCGCCGCATTCCTTTCTTTATTGAAACACCTGCCAAAGAAAATTTAGGCATGGAGTATGCGGCTCAATATGCCAAGGCCTTGAACGAAACCGAAGTTCGCGCACTCACTCAGCTAAAGACTTTGCGCGAAGTCTTGCCGACTCCATATATACCATTGAGAAATGCCTATTTATTTTTAACGGCTCCATCGATTTCACCTGACGGCAAACGTATGGCCGTCGTGACAGAAGATGATTCGAACAACCGTGCGATTAAAATCATCGTGCGTGAAAATCTGCAAACCAGTTTCATGGACGCCAAAGAAACCGACACGATCGAAAAATTTGACCAAAACTTTTCACCGTCTTTAACAATGGACGAACCCCCGTCAGGGAGTATTCAAAGAGTCAGCTGGTTTCCTGATTCTGCAAAAATCGTTTACGACAAAATCGATGTTACCAACAAGGTTGAGCGTTTTTCCGATTTATTCCAATTTGATATCGTAACGCAAAAAACTTCATCACTAACCCGCGGGCTGCGCGCCCGTGAACCTGCCGTTTCCTTAGATGGGAAAAAGATAACTTTTGTTAAGCTTGAGGGTGGTAAAACCAGCCTGGCAACTTTGAATCTAGAGCAAGAAAGTAAAGAGGTAAAAATTCTATTCGATGCTCCGCTCATGGATCGCATTTCTTATCCCACGTTTTGGAATGACGATACGATCGTTTTCTCCCTACGTCGTGATGGCCAGGAAAACCTGCACACCTTTAGGTTTTCAACCGGCAAAGTCGAAAAAATTCTGGCGGAATATCCTGACGCTCGCTTTCCGCGAAAAACAATTGCTGGCCTGATCTTTACCTCCAGTAAAAACGGGGCACAGAACATTTATATTGCGGATCCGACGTTGCAGTCTGCTAAGCCAATGACTCATACCTTGACGTCTGTTTTTTCAGCTGACCTGGATCCGACACTGCAAGAGTTATTTGCGACTTCGATGACCTCTCAAGGTTTAAAAGTTGTCGCCTACAAAGCCAAAGACTGGAAAGAAACTCCTGAAGAGCTTCCACAGATTTCCCCCCTTTTGGGAGATCGCTATACATCTTTAAGTGAACAAGAAAAAACTGTTAATCAAACCCGCGCTGAAGATGCCGTTCGCCACGGGACGATCGAAGATTATTCTGCCGCAGGATATCTATGGCCTCGTTTTTGGGTGCCATTTATTGCGGGCTCTTCCAGTGACACGGGTTTGATCTTGCAAGCTTTGACGACAGGCTTTGATCCCTTAAAAAAACATTCATATTCACTCACGGGAACCTGGGACACAGGTATAAATCGCGGAGGGATCGATGGTTCCTATGTCAATCAAACAACAAATCTGCCTTTCATGCTAAGCGCGTATACGCGCAGTAGTTACTTGGGAACTATTGATAACAAACTCACAGATAATTCAGTGGCTGGAGCCATTATTCCTGACATGTTCTGGCTTACTCGCTATGCAAGTTTGCAAGCAGGCTGGCAGTACTTCCAACGTGAAGTCGAACTTGCTGCAAATCCTGTCACGAAACGCACGGGACCTTACGCTTTTTTTGCTTACACAAATTACAGCAAATCTGGTGCGCAAATATCCCCTGAATCCGGTGGCAGCTTTTACCTAGGAGCTTATAACTACATTCAATACGAAGATTATTTAAGTCACTCGCAATTCATCGCCGGTATCACCGCTTACAATTCTCGCCTTCTGCCAAAGCATCATTCATTGTTGGTTCGCCTAAATGGTATGTACACGCCGGAAAAGATTTCTTCACTGTATGGAGCTTCTTCGCAAAACTTAGTGTTGGCACAGGACAGTGCTTTGCCTCAATATATTCTGCGTGGATATTCACGAGGGCAGATTTACGGTCGCAACATGGCAAGTTTTACCTCTGAATATCGCTTTCCAGTGATGAATACTTATAAAGGCCCTGGAACATTGCCTCTATTTTTCCGTCGTATTTCAGGAGCTTTGACCCTAGATGGAATGGCAACAGATGGTGTGCTGGTAAATGATGCCAATAATCGCGTGGTGTACAACGCCATCGATATGAAACGCAGTTTCTGGAGTGCTGGCATCGAAGGACACCTAGAAACGACCTTAGGATACATTGCGCCGGTTCGCTTTATCGTGGGTGTTTATCAAGCCTTTAACGATCCCAAAGGTTCGCAAACAGCCCTTCAAACTTCCATTCAGCTGTCCGGTTTCTAA
- a CDS encoding hybrid sensor histidine kinase/response regulator, with amino-acid sequence MSKHTILCVDDEIDNVEALERLFRKKYTVLKATSGKQALEVLDQHPGPLALIITDQRMPEMTGSEFLEKTLHSHPETVRILLTGYTDLESVIEAVNKGQIFRYVTKPWDPVDLANTVDHAVDRFALGQELKTKNVELAKALEELKSLDVAKSNFMILINHELKTPLTSILSFSQLLSESSLPDEDKLMVNRISRSAERLKSLVDDVLLIVRAETNQLKIDVQNVAFSEFTDLPKEVVNLLNQKHINVVQNIAPTGVLADVRLVKQIVQRLIHNAAKFCQDATDIEVKVATEGTVARFSVSNRGPHLSSKVVDKIMKPFYIDEDVMHHSTGTGLGLTICQAILKAHNSHLQFKNTDQGVMVFFELPLAHP; translated from the coding sequence ATGAGCAAGCACACAATTCTTTGTGTTGACGATGAAATAGATAACGTCGAGGCTTTAGAACGGTTATTTCGTAAGAAATATACTGTACTAAAGGCTACGTCTGGAAAGCAGGCCCTGGAGGTTCTTGACCAACATCCAGGACCGTTGGCTTTGATCATCACCGATCAACGTATGCCGGAAATGACTGGATCGGAGTTTTTAGAAAAAACTCTGCATTCTCATCCTGAAACAGTTCGCATTCTTTTGACGGGTTATACCGATTTAGAATCTGTGATCGAAGCCGTGAATAAAGGTCAGATCTTCCGTTACGTCACGAAACCCTGGGATCCAGTAGATCTAGCGAACACTGTGGATCACGCAGTGGACAGATTTGCACTTGGCCAAGAGTTAAAAACTAAAAACGTGGAGCTGGCAAAAGCACTCGAGGAATTAAAAAGTCTCGATGTCGCAAAATCTAATTTCATGATCTTAATCAATCACGAGTTGAAAACACCACTGACGTCAATTCTAAGCTTTTCCCAACTTTTGAGTGAGTCTTCATTACCTGATGAGGACAAGCTTATGGTAAATCGCATCTCTCGCAGTGCTGAGAGGCTGAAAAGTTTGGTTGATGATGTTTTGTTGATTGTTCGTGCAGAAACAAATCAGCTTAAAATCGATGTGCAAAATGTTGCTTTTTCTGAGTTCACAGATCTTCCAAAAGAGGTCGTAAACCTTTTGAATCAGAAACACATCAATGTTGTTCAAAACATCGCCCCCACAGGAGTTTTAGCGGACGTGCGCCTGGTAAAACAAATTGTTCAGCGCTTGATTCATAATGCTGCAAAGTTTTGCCAAGACGCGACTGATATCGAAGTCAAAGTTGCTACCGAAGGCACAGTGGCCAGATTTTCGGTTTCCAATCGCGGTCCGCACTTGTCCAGCAAAGTTGTCGATAAAATCATGAAGCCCTTTTATATCGATGAAGATGTTATGCACCATTCAACGGGAACGGGCCTAGGTCTTACGATTTGTCAGGCGATTCTGAAAGCCCATAACTCCCACTTGCAGTTTAAAAATACTGATCAAGGTGTGATGGTCTTCTTTGAGCTGCCGCTAGCTCATCCGTAG
- a CDS encoding amidohydrolase: MLFKIPRLYDSHTHFLATGEFATGLMLFDLPSAEAIRYVELQGKTAFRGGWLVGFGWDENKWPDKRLPNKKQLDEIFPNYPVYLARADGHTAWVNSAALKELGLQSESGLLSEKDHLQSFDRIPPFEKAQQRQQILAACKLYNRAGFTHIRDMSCTDSLWNLLVGMEEANELTLAIEENYTVHELNQLDGAIASVLMARKTPSRLLRAKGIKFFYDGSLGSETALLSRPYNGEGDNVGKTLWSLEDAEEVFKLTWAAGLEVSVHTIGDEAAHQMVKLARKISAQGFVGRLNLEHAQVLRPETIQAMKPLHVRCHMQPCHWLSDRKWLQQKLRGLYSYAFPWEALKNAQIPISFGCDSPIEPSSFFANRQALEESPKDRIKRFTGDLAIYHGHPDATFTDSWTVIDGDRIQEVFFDGQILDLES; this comes from the coding sequence ATGCTTTTTAAGATCCCACGTCTTTATGACAGTCATACTCACTTTTTGGCGACCGGCGAATTTGCGACGGGTCTTATGCTGTTTGATTTGCCCAGTGCAGAGGCTATTCGCTATGTGGAGCTTCAAGGTAAGACGGCTTTCCGAGGTGGTTGGCTCGTGGGATTCGGCTGGGACGAAAACAAATGGCCCGACAAAAGACTTCCGAATAAAAAACAATTAGATGAAATTTTCCCGAACTATCCGGTGTATCTGGCGCGAGCAGATGGGCATACGGCTTGGGTGAACTCTGCCGCCCTGAAAGAGTTGGGACTGCAATCCGAATCCGGTCTTTTAAGCGAGAAGGATCATCTGCAAAGTTTCGATAGGATTCCACCCTTTGAAAAAGCTCAACAGCGTCAGCAAATCTTAGCTGCTTGCAAGCTGTATAACCGCGCGGGCTTTACACATATTCGTGATATGTCCTGCACAGATTCTTTGTGGAATCTACTGGTCGGAATGGAAGAGGCCAACGAGCTGACTCTGGCGATCGAGGAAAACTATACGGTTCATGAGCTCAATCAGCTGGACGGTGCAATCGCCTCTGTATTGATGGCCAGAAAAACTCCGAGTCGCTTACTGCGAGCAAAAGGCATCAAATTTTTCTATGACGGATCTTTGGGCTCTGAAACAGCTCTGTTATCTCGTCCATACAATGGAGAAGGTGACAACGTTGGAAAAACTCTGTGGTCATTAGAAGATGCCGAAGAAGTTTTCAAATTGACTTGGGCAGCCGGTTTAGAAGTTTCTGTTCATACGATTGGGGATGAAGCTGCTCATCAAATGGTGAAGTTAGCCCGCAAAATTTCTGCCCAGGGATTTGTGGGACGCTTGAATTTAGAGCACGCACAGGTTCTGCGCCCAGAAACAATTCAAGCGATGAAGCCCTTGCACGTACGTTGCCATATGCAGCCTTGCCACTGGTTAAGTGATCGTAAGTGGTTGCAGCAAAAACTGCGCGGTCTTTATTCGTATGCATTTCCCTGGGAAGCTTTGAAGAATGCGCAGATTCCAATTTCATTTGGTTGCGACAGCCCTATAGAACCTTCATCTTTTTTCGCAAATAGACAAGCTCTCGAAGAAAGCCCTAAAGATCGTATTAAACGTTTCACTGGTGATTTGGCGATTTATCACGGTCATCCTGATGCGACTTTTACCGACTCGTGGACAGTGATCGATGGCGATCGCATTCAGGAAGTTTTCTTTGACGGTCAAATTCTGGATTTAGAGTCCTAG
- a CDS encoding DUF4097 family beta strand repeat-containing protein translates to MLKKLIMGAIALFFIFVGAMIILIGYTVYNPDSIFTAFNKVSQHFTRGEDYQEQEEYFLQGIKNINIKSNRMPIHVRTYNGSTLKVSLEGKAPRFEKGPYLSQLSDQSSINIVLNEPMSTHWIHLSVNGEEYTEESDAKLVAAVYLPEKYAATLNLHSETGDIEFVVDKNQIFEFELKSELGKIDNHAQMNPAAATSADQVAKIHIQTTSGNITVTN, encoded by the coding sequence ATGTTGAAGAAGCTGATCATGGGCGCGATCGCCCTCTTTTTTATTTTTGTCGGCGCGATGATTATTTTAATCGGATACACGGTTTACAATCCGGATTCGATCTTTACGGCTTTCAACAAAGTTTCGCAGCATTTCACTCGTGGTGAAGATTATCAAGAGCAGGAAGAGTACTTCTTGCAAGGAATTAAAAACATAAATATCAAAAGCAACCGGATGCCTATTCATGTGCGCACCTACAATGGCTCGACATTGAAAGTCTCTTTAGAAGGCAAAGCTCCCCGCTTTGAAAAAGGTCCTTACCTGAGTCAACTTTCAGATCAGTCCAGCATTAATATTGTTTTGAATGAGCCCATGTCGACCCACTGGATCCACTTAAGCGTGAATGGTGAAGAATACACGGAAGAGTCTGACGCTAAGCTGGTGGCCGCCGTTTACTTACCCGAAAAATATGCGGCCACTTTGAATCTGCACTCAGAAACTGGCGACATCGAATTTGTGGTGGATAAAAATCAGATTTTCGAATTTGAATTGAAATCAGAACTCGGCAAGATCGACAATCATGCGCAGATGAATCCTGCGGCTGCCACCTCTGCAGATCAAGTGGCCAAGATTCACATCCAGACCACTTCTGGCAATATCACAGTAACAAACTAA
- a CDS encoding type II and III secretion system protein, producing MKNLICLFIILYSLTAFSAPSEIILSLGESSLLPVHPKSSVWIQDRTILKAEALGGRLNIKGLTEGLTNVRIDDNLYRVQVIHPGKRAAFSDLKKQLSKIIGLSVEVGDGDLLVTGRLYRLQDWIRLAELLTDSGVSYQMRAALSPALQSESQQHFTDLLSKAKVPPQSIIFVPSPEIRVSGNDIILRKYQKILRPYGINIIKDQSSLEIAPTVKVQITVAEVRHESALLYGIKWPAAYRAAILGEGAIEFDKTLLDVQAFEKKGYGKILASPNLVCRSGSEAEFLAGGEFPIKIANYKVQDVVWKRYGILLRVKPKADASGRMSLSIDTEISTLDKGSGIDNVPGILTNRVSSHFDLTRTQTIALSGLLKKEGGDTSEGLPMLSRIPILGPLFSSKDYSERRSELVIFVRPSIMSENEESESSLQHIGQVGN from the coding sequence ATGAAAAACCTTATCTGCCTTTTCATTATTCTTTATTCGCTGACTGCATTCTCCGCCCCTTCTGAGATTATTCTTTCTTTGGGTGAAAGCTCCCTTCTGCCCGTTCATCCGAAATCTTCCGTCTGGATTCAAGACCGAACAATTCTGAAAGCGGAGGCTCTGGGAGGACGTTTGAATATCAAAGGCCTGACAGAGGGGCTGACCAACGTTCGTATCGATGACAATCTTTACCGAGTGCAAGTGATTCACCCGGGGAAGCGGGCCGCATTCTCTGATCTAAAAAAGCAATTATCTAAAATAATTGGACTGTCCGTGGAAGTAGGTGATGGCGACCTGTTGGTGACTGGCAGGTTATATCGACTGCAAGACTGGATTCGCTTAGCCGAGCTTCTGACTGATTCGGGCGTCTCCTATCAAATGCGCGCAGCCCTTTCGCCCGCTTTACAAAGTGAAAGCCAGCAGCATTTTACTGATTTATTAAGCAAAGCGAAAGTTCCCCCGCAATCGATCATCTTTGTGCCGTCTCCTGAAATCCGAGTTTCTGGAAATGATATCATTTTACGCAAATATCAAAAAATTTTGCGTCCATACGGAATCAATATTATCAAAGACCAAAGCAGCCTTGAAATTGCTCCCACCGTAAAGGTACAGATCACCGTAGCAGAGGTACGGCACGAAAGCGCACTTTTATATGGTATAAAATGGCCGGCGGCGTACCGGGCTGCCATTTTAGGGGAAGGTGCCATCGAGTTCGACAAAACTCTTTTAGATGTTCAAGCATTTGAAAAAAAAGGTTACGGCAAAATATTAGCAAGTCCGAACCTTGTTTGCCGAAGTGGTTCCGAGGCGGAGTTCCTGGCGGGCGGTGAGTTTCCAATCAAAATTGCGAATTACAAAGTTCAAGATGTTGTCTGGAAACGTTATGGTATTTTATTACGAGTCAAACCCAAGGCCGATGCCTCTGGCAGAATGAGCCTTTCTATCGATACCGAAATCTCAACATTAGACAAGGGAAGTGGAATTGACAATGTGCCCGGCATTCTTACCAACCGAGTTTCCAGCCATTTCGACCTGACACGCACTCAGACAATCGCTCTTTCCGGATTGCTAAAAAAAGAAGGGGGCGACACTTCGGAAGGACTACCGATGCTGTCAAGAATTCCTATATTAGGACCCCTATTCTCCAGCAAAGATTACAGCGAGAGAAGATCCGAGCTGGTGATCTTCGTTCGTCCGTCAATTATGAGCGAAAACGAAGAAAGCGAAAGCTCACTTCAGCACATTGGACAGGTAGGAAACTAA
- a CDS encoding DUF1266 domain-containing protein codes for MQRVLPETTLEKNMMCMGAVFIEENHLLDDLYEIIGSDLVEGQELTGDAKDQVLDEVGEYFFRLDLNWGHEIKADCIEILQEYWGVKSREQAFQALEQIRQQGHRVKFNVLRDLVPADGDLSAHNMEKFKQIFTFDFADDKPIELTDEDFKKLAQWFQRTLRFLKEPGILGWDAARFVHLARLSFVAGYMDDNEAWAEILKMAPIADGKFDNWMEFSQSFLIGRTFWSGSEDPVVKKICERLLGHPASPWNFYTLS; via the coding sequence ATGCAAAGAGTTTTGCCAGAAACGACATTAGAAAAAAACATGATGTGCATGGGTGCTGTTTTTATTGAGGAAAATCATCTTTTGGATGATTTGTATGAAATTATCGGATCCGATTTGGTAGAAGGTCAGGAGTTGACCGGTGACGCCAAAGATCAAGTTCTTGATGAGGTGGGCGAGTATTTCTTTCGTTTGGACTTGAACTGGGGCCATGAAATCAAAGCTGATTGCATCGAGATCCTGCAAGAATATTGGGGTGTTAAAAGTCGCGAACAAGCTTTCCAAGCATTGGAGCAAATTCGTCAACAAGGTCACCGAGTCAAATTCAATGTCCTTCGTGATTTGGTTCCAGCAGACGGGGATCTAAGTGCTCACAATATGGAAAAGTTCAAACAGATATTTACTTTCGATTTTGCTGACGACAAACCGATCGAGCTTACTGATGAAGATTTTAAAAAACTGGCGCAATGGTTTCAACGTACACTGAGGTTTCTAAAGGAGCCAGGTATCCTGGGATGGGATGCTGCTCGTTTTGTTCATTTGGCTCGCTTAAGTTTTGTAGCGGGTTATATGGACGACAATGAAGCTTGGGCAGAAATTTTGAAGATGGCTCCGATAGCAGATGGAAAATTCGATAACTGGATGGAGTTTTCACAAAGCTTTCTGATCGGCCGGACATTCTGGTCAGGCAGCGAGGACCCGGTGGTCAAAAAGATCTGCGAACGACTTTTAGGACATCCCGCAAGCCCTTGGAATTTCTATACTCTTTCATAA
- a CDS encoding alpha/beta hydrolase family esterase: protein MERFYMVHVPNSYKASTPMPVLFVLHGGGGDMEIQATEKYYKQISKSESEGFIAVFPNGSSQFKSGKFATWNAGNCCGKGRDNNIDDVGFIREVFKKVSGQLNVDSQKVFAAGMSNGGMMSYRLACEASDIFKAIAAVAGTDNTKDCSPKKPVSILHIHAKDDDHVQFNGGAGAEAFKDKSQVTEFVSVPKTIEKWVALESCEAKPHRILDKAGAYCDRYQCKAGAVQLCVTETGKHSWPGGAKPRAGLMGSSPSNAISANDVMWDFFKSL, encoded by the coding sequence ATGGAGCGTTTTTATATGGTTCACGTCCCGAACTCTTATAAGGCTTCGACGCCGATGCCGGTGCTTTTTGTTTTACATGGTGGTGGCGGTGATATGGAGATTCAGGCCACCGAGAAATATTATAAGCAGATTTCTAAATCTGAATCTGAAGGGTTTATTGCGGTTTTTCCTAATGGGTCTTCACAGTTTAAGTCGGGAAAGTTTGCGACTTGGAACGCAGGGAATTGTTGTGGAAAAGGGCGTGATAACAATATCGATGATGTGGGCTTTATCCGCGAAGTTTTTAAAAAAGTGTCTGGGCAGTTGAATGTTGATTCGCAAAAAGTTTTTGCGGCAGGTATGTCGAATGGGGGGATGATGTCTTATCGTCTGGCCTGCGAGGCTTCTGATATTTTTAAAGCCATAGCTGCGGTGGCGGGAACAGATAATACTAAAGATTGTTCTCCAAAAAAGCCGGTTTCGATTCTGCATATCCATGCGAAAGATGACGACCACGTTCAGTTCAATGGCGGAGCTGGAGCCGAAGCTTTCAAGGATAAATCTCAAGTGACTGAGTTCGTATCTGTCCCTAAAACTATCGAAAAGTGGGTGGCATTAGAGTCTTGTGAGGCAAAGCCGCACCGAATATTAGATAAAGCCGGCGCTTATTGCGATCGCTATCAATGCAAAGCGGGTGCAGTCCAACTGTGTGTGACAGAGACCGGTAAGCATTCTTGGCCGGGTGGCGCGAAACCCCGTGCTGGATTGATGGGAAGTTCCCCATCCAACGCGATTTCAGCAAATGACGTGATGTGGGATTTCTTTAAAAGTCTTTAA